Proteins encoded within one genomic window of Bemisia tabaci chromosome 2, PGI_BMITA_v3:
- the LOC109043632 gene encoding transcriptional adapter 2-alpha produces the protein MDTRKIIFVLSQENSLSFCSECLFQLEPNVGCSVFLPSKSVYCLDCYLTIKKRITYFKLSEISIICSSEFYKLYHCFLNEFGVWKPEEELAFLEAVEKHGYGNWEDITYVNSKAPSVYESHYLKFYVDQPFIFELDEFAKIKSSVRKPLSFYYNSCDATSASSSSSNFTPSSEFEMKKEPVDWHCPLDSKTFDKPSNHDTFNHSKSKHENCNCPDELKLSSTKSQAKLAPLASSTGYCGARDDFNIYPFDNAELNLSIMNDLSDCTVPDLPVSKLSMINDSNLLLNCLSYALIENYNHVLKRRERMKKFVKEYHLLYNQNAFSWLKQYQITLNKDIVSHISRMLQFIPKSDAKGILGNLKQIDDLRAKLQDLKYYRIKGLQTFKEVELYKELKLDKKKRFAKALENIAAIKKDQFNLKDHLIQLNFKRSSGRLDIEILPGYDKLLEDEKQLCASARIIPASYTQFKALMIAECQRNNGLRLAQARKLMKICVNRTRRIYDHLLEKGSIWLPSS, from the exons ATGGATACTCGGAAAATCATCTTTGTGCTGTCGCAGGAAAATTCACTTTCCTTTTGTTCTGAGTGTCTGTTCCAACTTGAGCCCAATGTTGGTTGCTCGGTTTTTCTTCCATCAAAATCAGTGTATTGCCTAGATTGCTATCTCACAATCAAGAAGAGGATCActtattttaaactttctgAAATAAGTATAATATGCTCTTCCGAGTTCTACAAACTGTATCATTGTTTTCTGAATGAATTTGGAGTATGGAAACCTGAAGAAGAACTAGCCTTCTTGGAGGCTGTAGAAAAACATGGCTACGGTAACTGGGAAGATATCACCTATGTCAATTCAAAAGCACCTTCTGTCTATGAAtctcattatttaaaattttacgttgaTCAGCCATTTATCTTTGAGTTGGATGAGTTTGCCAAGATCAAATCTTCAGTCCGCAAACCTTTGAGCTTCTATTATAACTCTTGTGATGCTACATCTGCCTCTTCCAGCAGCTCAAATTTCACACCATCATCAGAATTCGAAATGAAAAAAGAACCTGTGGACTGGCACTGTCCCCTGGACTCAAAAACTTTTGATAAGCCAAGCAATCATGATACTTTCAATCACTCCAAAAGTAAGCATGAAAATTGTAACTGTCCTGATGAGCTAAAATTGAGCTCTACCAAATCTCAAGCTAAACTGGCTCCATTGGCGTCCAGCACCGGATACTGTGGTGCCAGAGATGACTTCAATATTTATCCTTTTGACAATGCTGAACTCAATTTATCAATAATGAATGACTTAAGCGATTGCACAGTTCCAGATCTTCCCGTCTCTAAACTTAGTATGATCAATGACTCCAATCTATTGTTGAATTGTTTATCATATGCCTTAATAGAGAATTACAATCATGTTTTGAAGAGACGAGAGAGAATGAAGAAATTTGTGAAGGAATATCACCTACTTTACAACCAAAATGCTTTCTCCTGGCTCAAACAATACCAG ATTACATTGAACAAAGATATTGTGAGCCACATAAGCAGAATGTTGCAGTTCATTCCAAAAAGTGACGCCAAAGGAATACTCGGCAACCTAAAACAAATAGATGATTTAAGAGCAAAACTTCAAGACCTTAAGTATTATCGAATCAAAGGCCTGCAGACTTTCAAAGAAGTGGAGCTTTATAAAGAACTAAAATTAGACAAGAAGAAGAGATTCGCCAaagctcttgaaaatattgcagCCATAAAAAAAgatcaatttaatttgaaagatCATTTAATTCAGTTGAATTTTAAAAGATCCTCTGGTCGATTAGATATTGAAATTTTACCTGGCTATGATAAATTACTGGAGGATGAGAAACAACTCTGTGCTTCAGCTCGCATCATTCCTGCTTCCTACACACAGTTCAAAGCACTGATGATTGCAGAGTGTCAGAGAAATAATGGTTTGAGATTGGCACAAGCAcggaaattaatgaaaatatgtGTCAACCGCACAAGGAGAATTTATGACCATCTCCTAGAAAAAGGCTCAATTTGGCTACCGTCATCTTAA